One genomic window of Punica granatum isolate Tunisia-2019 chromosome 1, ASM765513v2, whole genome shotgun sequence includes the following:
- the LOC116201138 gene encoding uncharacterized protein LOC116201138, with amino-acid sequence MRLPATTEAADNLVEVLPTATITLKTPLSTVLEQERVHQPVPRRHQPMVVITSWPMAKPPLPFTPSEEENECCRDMGVRGLFPVIIYSREVVPAVSMVTDNLVEVEVDGEWRCFRGAGVTATTSHPHKDTDDH; translated from the exons ATGAGGTTGCCAGCAACCACTGAGGCCGCCGACAACCTCGTGGAAGTGTTGCCAACAGCAACCATAACCCTCAAAACTCCCCTGTCAACAGTGTTAGAACAAGAGAGAGTGCACCAACCCGTCCCAAGACGTCACCAACCAATGGTCGTGATTACCTCGTGGCCCATGGCGAAACCACCACTCCCTTTTACCCCGAGTGAGGAGGAAAATGAATGCTGTAGAGATATGGGGGTGAGAGGTTTGTTCCCGGTCATCATCTACTCCCGTGAGGTTGTTCCAGCAGTCTCAATGGTCACCGACAACCTcgtggaggtggaggtggaTGGCGAATGGC GGTGCTTCAGGGGGGCAGGGGTCACCGCCACCACTAGCCACCCCCATAAGGACACCGACGACCACTAA